The following proteins are co-located in the Solidesulfovibrio sp. genome:
- the smpB gene encoding SsrA-binding protein SmpB has product MAAKESGEKLVAQNKKARHLYEFLDIYEAGMVLMGSEVKSLRAGRISFKDGYVRITGDEAFLTGVHIAPYENAGYAGHEPERPRKLLLHAAEIRLLRSKVEQKGLTVVPVRVYFKNGRAKVEIALARGKKVFDRRDDLKDRDLARDAARELARH; this is encoded by the coding sequence ATGGCAGCCAAGGAATCGGGCGAAAAGCTCGTCGCGCAGAATAAAAAAGCCCGGCACCTCTATGAATTCCTGGATATCTACGAGGCCGGGATGGTGCTTATGGGGTCCGAGGTCAAGTCGCTTCGGGCCGGGCGCATCAGTTTCAAGGACGGCTACGTGCGCATCACGGGCGACGAGGCCTTTTTGACGGGCGTGCACATCGCGCCCTATGAAAACGCCGGCTACGCCGGCCACGAGCCCGAGCGGCCGCGAAAACTGCTGCTGCACGCCGCCGAGATCCGGCTGCTGCGGTCCAAGGTGGAGCAGAAGGGGCTGACCGTGGTGCCGGTGCGGGTGTATTTCAAGAACGGCCGGGCCAAGGTGGAGATCGCCCTGGCCCGGGGCAAGAAGGTCTTCGACCGCCGCGACGACCTCAAGGACCGGGACCTCGCCCGCGACGCGGCCCGGGAACTGGCCAGGCATTGA